One Acetobacter oryzoeni genomic window, TTGGTGCTGCTATTCAGGGTGCCGTTCTGAAGGGTGATGTTAAAGACGTTCTGCTGCTGGACGTAACTCCGCTTTCTCTGGGTATTGAAACGCTGGGTGGTGTGTTCACCCGTCTGATCGACCGCAACACAACCATCCCGACCAAGAAGAGCCAGGTGTTCTCCACAGCGGAAGATAACCAGAGCGCTGTGACCATTAAGGTCTATCAGGGCGAACGCGAAATGGCAGCTGATAACAAGCTGCTGGGTAACTTCGACCTGACCGGTATTCCTGCAGCTCCGCGTGGCGTGCCGCAGATTGAAGTGACCTTCGATATCGATGCCAACGGCATTGTGTCCGTGTCCGCTAAGGACAAGGCAACCGGTAAGGAACAGCAGATCAAGATCCAGGCTTCTGGTGGTCTGTCCGATACCGATATCGACAAGATGGTGAAGGACGCTGAAGCTAACGCTGAAGCCGACAAAGCCAAGCGTGAGCAGGTAGAACTGCGCAACAATGCCGAAGCTCTGGTGCATCAGACTGAAAAGTCTCTGACTGAAGCTGGTGACAAGGTTCCGGCTGCTGAAAAGAGCGAAGCAGAAAGCGCCATTGCCGCTGTTAAGGCCGCTATGGAAGGCACAGATGCAGAAGCTCTGAAAAGCGCAACCGAACGCCTGACACAGGCAGCCATGAAGGTGGGTGAAGCCGCTTACAAGGCTGGTCAGGCTGGTGAAGCTGCTCCGGAAGCAGAAGCTGCAAAGCCGGACGAAAAAGAAATCGTTGACGCTGACTTTGAAGACGTGAACGACAGCAAGAAGTCCTGATCGGACGCTATGCACAAGGGTGACTATGTGACAAACATAGTCACCCTTTACTTTATTTCTGGCGTCCGCGCTTCATTGTAAGGCGGGCGCTTTTTGTTGTTTCGGACAAATGCTGTGCTCATGCTTTAGAGGCAGCCCCCGACAAGAGGACTTCCATGGCCACTCAGCTCGATTACTACGCAATTCTTGAGGTTTCCCGAACAGCCACGGCTGATGAAATCAAGAAATCCTATCGCAAGCTGGCCATGAAGTATCATCCCGATCGGAACCCGGGGGATGATGCAGCAGAAGCCAAGTTCAAAGAAATCAACCAAGCCTACGATATCCTGAAGGACGAACAAAAACGCGCTGCGTATGACCAGTACGGCCATGCCGCGTTTGAAGGCGGTGGCCCTGGCCCCGGCGGGTTTGACTTTGGCGGTGGCTTTGGTGGCGGTGGTCTGGGCGATATTTTCGAACAGATGTTTGGTGACATGATGGGCGGTCGCCGTGGTGGCCGTGCACGCACTGGCAACGATATCCAGACCCATGTTGAAATCACGCTGGAAGAAGCTTTTACCGGCGTGAAGAAAGATGTGCGGGTCATTACCCGCGTGGCGTGCGAATCCTGTCACGGCACAGGTTCTAACGATGGCGCATCGGGCGTTGAAGTCTGCCCAAGCTGCCACGGTGCAGGCAAGGTGCGGGCGCAGCAGGGCTTTTTTGTTGTGGAACGCCCATGCCCAACCTGCCATGGCGCAGGCAAGGTGGTGAAAAACCCCTGCAAGGTTTGCCACGGCGAAGGCACAGTGGAAAAGGAACGCACGGTTGAAGTGCAGATTCCTGCCGGTGTGGAAGACGGCACGCGCATCCGTCTTTCTGGTGAAGGGGAAGCCGGAGGCAACGGTGTGCCGCCGGGTGATCTGTATATCCACGTTTCCGTTGCAGAACATGGCATTTTCCAGCGTGATGGTGCCAACATTTATTGCCGCGTGCCGTTGCGCATGGCGCAGGCTGCTTTGGGCACAGAAATTGAAGTGCCTGTTATTGATGGCTCCCGCACCAAGGTAAAAATTCCGGCCGGCACACAAACCGGTGCACATTTCCGCCTGCGCGGTAAAGGCTTCTCGGTTCTGCGCTCTACGGCCCGCGGCGATATGTACATTCAGGTTACGGTGGAAACGCCGCAAAACCTCAGCAAGCGCCAGCGTGAACTGTTGGAAGAATTTGAAAAAGAAGCCGGTGAGGATGTGAAGCAGAGCCCCGAACATACGGGCTTCTTCCGCCGCGTGCGGGACTTTTTTGAAGGGAAGGAATAAGTGCTCATGCGTATCGGTATTGCAGGCATAACGGGGCGCGTGGGCCGTTTGTTGGTGGAAGAAGTGCAGGCTGCAGGGGCAACCCTTTCTGGTGGCACAACACGTAAGCCAGAAGCCGCCAGTGGTCTGCCCCAAGGTGTGCCGCTGTTTAAGGATATGGCCGAATTAGCTGCCAACAGCGATGTGGTGATTGATTTCACCCACGCTGATACGGTTATCCCGAATGCACAGGCATTGGCCGCAGCAGGCACGGCATGGGTGC contains:
- the dnaJ gene encoding molecular chaperone DnaJ; translated protein: MATQLDYYAILEVSRTATADEIKKSYRKLAMKYHPDRNPGDDAAEAKFKEINQAYDILKDEQKRAAYDQYGHAAFEGGGPGPGGFDFGGGFGGGGLGDIFEQMFGDMMGGRRGGRARTGNDIQTHVEITLEEAFTGVKKDVRVITRVACESCHGTGSNDGASGVEVCPSCHGAGKVRAQQGFFVVERPCPTCHGAGKVVKNPCKVCHGEGTVEKERTVEVQIPAGVEDGTRIRLSGEGEAGGNGVPPGDLYIHVSVAEHGIFQRDGANIYCRVPLRMAQAALGTEIEVPVIDGSRTKVKIPAGTQTGAHFRLRGKGFSVLRSTARGDMYIQVTVETPQNLSKRQRELLEEFEKEAGEDVKQSPEHTGFFRRVRDFFEGKE